One Halalkalicoccus sp. NIPERK01 genomic region harbors:
- a CDS encoding PrkA family serine protein kinase has product MTDDNTLETLSQQYRETVPSDLRDAKTFAWYLETVHDDPKVTRNAHQRVADMFDYYGTHYDEDSGTVEYILASEDPLGDGENTFYGEVVHRAIHEFVNKVKSGARGLGPDRRIKLLLGPVGSGKSAFDAQLRRYFEDYTARDEGRMYTFRWTNLCDVIADQDPADDVVQSPMNQDPLVLLPLEQRQQVIDELNERLEAPYTIRNEQSLDPVSSFYMDRLLAYYDDDLQTVLENHVEIVRLIADENKRQAIETFEPKDKKNQDETELTGDVNYSKIAVYGESDPRAFDYSGAFCNANRGIFSGEELLKLQREFLYDFLHATQEQTIKPKNNPRIDIDQVIVGRTNMPEYRDKKGDESMEAFNDRTKRIDFPYVLEYVAESRIYEKLLNNADVPDIHVEPHTLEMAGLFGVLTRIEEPDTEAVDIVQKAKAYNGESSDGDDIDVKKLREEGESNAEIAEAMVGVSPRFIGDEIAEAIMDSMHRGRSYLSPLAVFNHFEENLENHGSIPEENFERYHRYLELVREEYKERAIEDVRHALAYDLDEIRRQGEKYMDHVMAYIDDDTVLDDLTGREQEPDETFLRAVEEKLDIPEDRKHDFRQEVSNWVSRRARGGEAFSPEDNDRLRRALERKLWEDKKHNINFSALVSANELDDDERNAWVDALIEQGYSREGAMEVLEFAGAEVAKSELEA; this is encoded by the coding sequence ATGACCGATGACAACACCCTCGAAACGCTCAGCCAGCAGTACAGAGAGACGGTTCCAAGCGACCTGCGCGACGCGAAGACGTTCGCGTGGTACCTAGAGACCGTCCACGACGACCCGAAAGTCACGAGAAACGCCCACCAGCGCGTCGCCGACATGTTCGACTACTACGGCACGCACTACGACGAGGACTCGGGTACGGTCGAGTACATACTGGCCTCGGAGGACCCCCTCGGTGACGGCGAGAACACCTTCTACGGGGAGGTCGTCCACCGAGCGATCCACGAGTTCGTCAACAAGGTCAAAAGCGGTGCGCGCGGGCTGGGTCCGGACCGACGGATCAAGCTCCTTTTGGGGCCAGTCGGCTCCGGGAAGTCGGCGTTCGACGCACAGCTCCGGCGGTACTTCGAGGACTACACCGCCCGTGACGAGGGGCGGATGTACACGTTCCGCTGGACGAACCTCTGTGACGTGATCGCCGACCAGGACCCCGCAGACGACGTGGTCCAGTCGCCGATGAACCAGGACCCGCTCGTGCTCCTGCCGCTCGAACAGCGCCAGCAGGTCATCGACGAACTCAACGAACGCCTCGAGGCGCCCTACACCATCCGCAACGAGCAGTCGCTGGATCCGGTCTCGAGTTTCTACATGGACCGCCTGCTCGCGTACTACGACGACGACCTCCAGACGGTCCTCGAGAACCACGTCGAGATCGTCCGCCTGATCGCCGACGAGAACAAACGACAGGCGATCGAGACGTTCGAACCCAAGGACAAGAAGAACCAGGACGAGACCGAACTCACGGGCGACGTCAACTACTCGAAGATCGCGGTCTACGGCGAGTCGGATCCACGAGCGTTCGACTACTCGGGGGCGTTCTGTAACGCGAACCGGGGGATCTTCTCGGGCGAGGAGCTCCTGAAGCTCCAGCGGGAGTTCCTCTACGACTTCCTGCACGCGACCCAGGAACAGACGATCAAGCCCAAGAACAACCCCCGGATCGACATCGACCAGGTGATCGTCGGGCGGACGAACATGCCCGAGTACCGCGACAAGAAGGGCGACGAGTCGATGGAGGCGTTCAACGACCGGACGAAACGGATCGACTTCCCCTACGTGCTCGAGTACGTCGCCGAGTCGAGGATCTACGAGAAACTGCTGAACAACGCCGACGTCCCCGACATCCACGTCGAGCCCCACACCCTGGAGATGGCCGGCCTGTTCGGCGTGCTGACCCGGATCGAGGAGCCGGATACGGAGGCCGTCGACATCGTCCAGAAGGCGAAAGCCTACAACGGGGAGTCGAGCGACGGCGACGACATCGACGTGAAGAAGCTCCGCGAGGAGGGCGAGTCGAACGCCGAGATCGCGGAGGCGATGGTCGGCGTCTCGCCGCGCTTCATCGGCGACGAGATCGCCGAAGCAATCATGGACTCGATGCACCGGGGCAGGTCGTATCTCTCGCCGCTCGCGGTGTTCAACCACTTCGAGGAGAACCTGGAGAACCACGGGTCGATCCCCGAGGAGAACTTCGAGCGGTACCACCGGTATCTCGAACTCGTTCGAGAGGAGTACAAGGAACGCGCCATCGAGGACGTGCGCCACGCGCTGGCCTACGACCTCGACGAGATCCGCCGGCAGGGCGAGAAGTACATGGACCACGTGATGGCGTACATCGACGACGACACCGTCCTCGACGACCTCACCGGGCGCGAACAGGAACCCGACGAGACGTTCCTCAGGGCCGTCGAGGAGAAACTCGACATCCCCGAGGATCGGAAACACGACTTCCGCCAGGAGGTCTCGAACTGGGTTTCCAGAAGAGCCCGCGGGGGCGAGGCGTTCAGCCCCGAGGACAACGACCGCCTGCGCCGCGCGCTCGAACGCAAGCTCTGGGAGGACAAGAAGCACAACATCAACTTCTCGGCGCTGGTGAGCGCGAACGAACTCGACGACGACGAGCGAAACGCCTGGGTCGACGCGCTGATCGAGCAGGGGTACTCCCGCGAGGGAGCGATGGAGGTCCTCGAGTTCGCCGGCGCGGAGGTCGCCAAGAGCGAACTCGAAGCATGA
- a CDS encoding DUF63 family protein produces MDDVSDRIDPARAWVAAAITALTALVVGSFAFPRRVHDGFLWRYFWGPVVADGTGSTCAQRIGGETRLLDSAVECQQATGIVAEPGYTTVSTLSYAVVLVFSLVGVVFLLRRLDIGRERGFFFALFPFMLFGGALRTVEDASVAMLRTTGEPAISFPLSGLFISPLIYFTVFFVTLAALLVSVAAARRGLVPRYEYPLAAIGTLAFATTIGYLGWLSVTTDVLGFHPAVAFITLVGATLVAGLAWIGTERFVPAVNVGTGYMGVLVVWGHTVDGIANVLSLDWASELGIPSYTPKHVVNSAIIEITGALQPRSISEAIGTAWPFLFVKIGAALFVVWVFNDEIFEESPRYSMLLLVAILAVGLGPGTRDFLRATFGI; encoded by the coding sequence ATGGACGACGTCTCGGATCGGATCGATCCCGCCCGCGCGTGGGTCGCCGCGGCGATAACGGCGCTCACCGCCCTCGTCGTCGGGTCGTTCGCCTTCCCTCGACGGGTCCACGACGGGTTCCTCTGGCGGTACTTCTGGGGGCCGGTCGTCGCAGACGGAACGGGCTCGACCTGCGCACAGCGGATCGGCGGCGAAACCCGGCTGCTCGATAGCGCCGTCGAGTGTCAGCAGGCGACGGGGATCGTCGCCGAACCCGGCTACACGACGGTCTCCACGTTGAGCTACGCGGTCGTGCTCGTCTTCTCGCTGGTCGGCGTCGTCTTCCTCCTCCGGCGCCTCGACATCGGCCGGGAGCGGGGGTTTTTCTTCGCGCTCTTCCCGTTCATGCTCTTCGGCGGCGCGCTTCGAACCGTCGAGGACGCGAGCGTCGCCATGCTGCGGACGACCGGCGAGCCGGCGATCTCCTTTCCCCTCAGCGGTCTGTTCATCAGCCCGCTCATCTACTTCACCGTCTTCTTCGTCACGCTCGCGGCGCTGCTCGTGAGCGTCGCCGCCGCACGGCGAGGACTCGTCCCCCGCTACGAGTACCCGCTTGCCGCGATCGGTACGCTCGCGTTCGCGACGACGATCGGCTATTTGGGCTGGCTCTCCGTCACGACCGACGTCCTCGGGTTCCACCCGGCGGTTGCGTTCATCACGCTCGTCGGCGCGACGCTCGTCGCTGGCCTCGCCTGGATCGGCACCGAGCGGTTCGTCCCGGCGGTGAACGTCGGAACCGGATACATGGGCGTGCTCGTCGTCTGGGGCCACACCGTCGACGGGATCGCGAACGTCCTCAGCCTCGACTGGGCGAGCGAACTGGGGATCCCGAGCTACACGCCGAAACACGTCGTCAACAGCGCGATCATCGAGATCACGGGCGCGCTCCAGCCCCGATCGATCTCCGAAGCGATCGGGACCGCCTGGCCGTTTCTGTTCGTGAAGATCGGGGCCGCGCTGTTCGTGGTCTGGGTGTTCAACGACGAGATCTTCGAGGAAAGCCCGCGCTACTCGATGTTGCTCCTCGTCGCAATCCTCGCCGTCGGGCTCGGTCCCGGCACCCGCGACTTCCTGCGTGCAACCTTCGGTATCTAA
- a CDS encoding DUF5820 family protein yields the protein MEEPPAGWERWSVEPGRQVFVYRPDVFDSRAFPAPCLPTLYLSEGPHRNRRPEQRHGAVGDGWYLTLYLEPDVVLAEERYDDREGAEDGVADLARRFAAGDLDYRGAYQVPREAYLDRLDELTGREA from the coding sequence ATGGAGGAACCACCGGCGGGGTGGGAGCGCTGGAGCGTTGAACCCGGTCGACAGGTGTTCGTCTACCGGCCGGACGTCTTCGATTCGCGGGCGTTTCCCGCTCCCTGCCTTCCGACGCTGTATCTGAGCGAGGGTCCCCACAGGAACCGCAGGCCCGAACAGCGCCACGGCGCGGTGGGCGACGGCTGGTATCTCACCCTCTATCTCGAACCGGACGTGGTCCTCGCCGAGGAGCGTTACGACGACCGGGAGGGTGCGGAGGACGGTGTAGCCGACCTCGCGCGGCGGTTCGCCGCGGGCGACCTCGACTACAGGGGTGCCTACCAGGTCCCCAGGGAGGCGTACCTCGACCGACTCGACGAGTTGACGGGGCGAGAGGCTTAA
- a CDS encoding YcaO-like family protein, translated as MDVSIGIVGSGPATEAVAAALDDVDVPTRRGSIEALSAHRLAVVVGRAGNDVFTAVDGSRDDPWVGIELGGIGGHAIEGVEASVAGFAPETGCYDCLRTRIAAGEIELEEGDPGPAIARLAGAIAGHRIVAALRGEGDEVFGRVIELPYAERRLLRVPTCDRCGGRPSPPPDGGESRSVEEAIAHAEAGVDERVGIVRSVGEVASFPVPYYLATTAETDGFSDASAANQAAGVAADWNTAYVKALGEALERYSAGVYRDRWFEYARTDEIEDAVVPERFVGVDTTDAEIPWVAGERLDTGESVSLPAEFVHFPPPEKRFGPAITTGLGLGNTRTEALLSGLYEVIERDATMLAWYSTFEPLELVVEDGTFRTLERRAASEGLSVTPLLVTQDVDVPVVAVAVHREAGEDEWPRFALGSDADLDAESAARSALCEALQNWMELRSMGPEAAAEESGWIGRYGSLPNPAREFLDVSGRVEADAVGERSLGPDDELASLVRRVTGVELTPYAAWITPRDVRTLGFEATRVVVPEAQPLFTRQPTFGERAETVPRSMGFEPRLERDPHPYP; from the coding sequence ATGGACGTATCCATCGGTATCGTCGGCTCGGGTCCGGCAACCGAGGCGGTAGCGGCCGCACTCGACGACGTCGACGTACCTACGCGACGAGGCTCCATCGAGGCGCTCTCGGCACACCGCCTCGCGGTCGTCGTCGGTCGCGCGGGCAACGACGTGTTCACGGCCGTCGACGGTTCACGAGACGATCCGTGGGTCGGTATCGAACTCGGCGGTATCGGGGGGCACGCGATCGAGGGCGTCGAGGCGTCGGTCGCGGGATTCGCCCCCGAAACGGGCTGTTACGACTGTCTGCGAACCAGGATTGCGGCCGGCGAGATAGAACTCGAGGAGGGCGACCCCGGACCCGCCATCGCGCGCCTCGCGGGTGCGATCGCCGGTCACCGGATCGTGGCGGCGCTTCGCGGCGAGGGAGACGAGGTGTTCGGCCGTGTAATCGAACTACCGTACGCCGAACGCCGCCTTCTCCGGGTTCCGACCTGCGATCGCTGCGGCGGTCGTCCCTCGCCACCCCCGGACGGGGGCGAGAGTCGATCCGTCGAGGAGGCCATCGCCCACGCCGAAGCCGGGGTCGACGAACGGGTCGGGATCGTGCGGTCGGTCGGCGAGGTCGCGTCGTTTCCCGTCCCCTACTATCTCGCGACCACCGCCGAGACCGACGGGTTCAGCGACGCGAGCGCGGCGAACCAGGCGGCGGGCGTTGCCGCCGACTGGAACACGGCGTACGTGAAGGCGCTGGGCGAGGCGCTCGAACGCTACAGCGCGGGCGTCTACCGGGACAGGTGGTTCGAGTACGCTCGGACGGACGAGATAGAGGACGCAGTCGTTCCCGAGCGGTTCGTCGGCGTCGACACGACCGACGCCGAGATCCCGTGGGTGGCGGGTGAACGTCTCGACACCGGCGAGTCGGTGTCGCTTCCCGCGGAGTTCGTCCACTTTCCTCCGCCCGAAAAGCGGTTCGGGCCCGCGATCACGACCGGTCTCGGGCTCGGGAACACCCGGACGGAGGCGCTCCTCTCCGGGCTGTACGAGGTGATCGAGCGCGACGCGACGATGCTTGCGTGGTACTCGACGTTCGAACCGCTCGAACTCGTGGTCGAAGACGGGACGTTCCGAACCCTCGAACGGCGGGCGGCGAGCGAGGGGCTCTCGGTGACGCCGCTGCTCGTGACCCAGGACGTCGATGTACCGGTCGTCGCGGTCGCCGTCCACCGAGAAGCGGGAGAGGACGAGTGGCCGCGCTTCGCGCTCGGATCCGACGCCGACCTCGACGCGGAGTCGGCCGCCCGATCCGCGCTCTGTGAAGCCCTGCAGAACTGGATGGAACTCCGATCGATGGGGCCCGAGGCCGCCGCCGAGGAGTCCGGCTGGATCGGACGCTACGGCTCGCTTCCGAACCCTGCACGGGAGTTCCTCGACGTTTCGGGTCGGGTCGAGGCCGACGCCGTCGGGGAACGGTCGCTCGGTCCCGACGACGAACTCGCGTCGCTCGTGAGGCGGGTGACGGGCGTCGAACTGACACCCTACGCTGCGTGGATCACGCCACGGGACGTGCGCACGCTCGGGTTCGAGGCGACGCGCGTGGTCGTCCCCGAGGCCCAGCCGCTGTTCACGCGCCAGCCGACGTTCGGCGAGCGCGCGGAGACGGTACCCCGGTCGATGGGGTTCGAGCCGCGACTGGAGCGCGATCCCCACCCGTATCCCTAG
- a CDS encoding UPF0179 family protein: MSTLTLIGTRLAEVGTEFVYHGEADACEGCPYRGQCLNLTEGRKYRVESVRENAQTLECGVHDTGVNAVEVEPAGMKANVPSKGLYAGSKARLAGGCPYTECPSHELCVPDGVGFDEEYRVREVLGDPPHDYCMLDRDLTMVEFAPPEE, encoded by the coding sequence ATGAGTACGCTCACGCTGATCGGAACGCGACTCGCCGAGGTGGGAACCGAGTTCGTCTACCACGGCGAGGCCGACGCCTGCGAGGGCTGTCCCTACCGCGGGCAGTGTCTGAACCTCACCGAGGGACGGAAGTACCGCGTCGAGAGCGTTCGGGAGAACGCCCAGACCCTCGAATGTGGCGTCCACGACACGGGCGTCAACGCCGTCGAGGTCGAACCCGCAGGGATGAAGGCGAACGTCCCCTCGAAGGGGCTCTACGCGGGGAGCAAGGCACGACTGGCCGGCGGGTGTCCCTACACTGAGTGTCCGAGCCACGAACTCTGCGTCCCCGACGGCGTCGGGTTCGACGAGGAGTACCGCGTCCGCGAGGTGCTCGGCGACCCGCCCCACGACTACTGTATGCTGGACCGGGACCTCACGATGGTGGAGTTCGCCCCGCCCGAGGAGTGA
- a CDS encoding phosphoenolpyruvate carboxykinase (ATP), whose protein sequence is MSGDATPGETVGTIRSVDPRSSFPDPTAGTVTYGPSLEELREFSKPLETTTEYGSPAYVSEFRSRSADRTKNAIDDAFTEDDWRLVHRALERAETTELVCLDRMVGRHPEHAYCCRLFVPKEYGRIALAWAKLLEPAPEGREPDFYTLQLPDWEETAIRVLPDEGVTVVLGSDYTGEAKKSFLRLFMYRAKQRGGLGLHAGTKRLALETEDGLSEVYQAFLGLSGTGKSTLTGHGCWLDPPESAVMLQDDVCALFPDTLAGSEGGGLYIKTIGLSEDEQPALYRAVTQPEAVLENVAVDPDGTVDFDDGSLTTNGRAVVRREDLPSAAPEIDCERADQVFFITRNPLMPPIARLTPEQAAVAFMLGESIETSAGDPERAGESIRVVGTNPFIVGPEGEEGNRFADLMSETDAECFVLNTGSVGSKEIEVEDTIAILTAAARGGIEWIHDDRLGFEVPEEVPGMEIEEFRLAENHDGYGEKLAALREERREYLAGFETLREGIREAVY, encoded by the coding sequence ATGTCCGGCGACGCTACCCCCGGTGAGACGGTCGGGACGATCAGGTCGGTCGATCCCCGCTCGTCGTTTCCCGACCCGACCGCGGGGACGGTCACGTACGGGCCGAGCCTCGAGGAACTGCGCGAGTTCTCCAAACCGCTCGAAACGACGACCGAATACGGAAGTCCGGCGTACGTCAGCGAGTTCCGGTCCCGGAGCGCCGACCGGACGAAGAACGCGATCGACGACGCCTTCACCGAGGACGACTGGCGACTCGTCCACCGGGCGCTCGAACGGGCCGAGACGACGGAACTGGTCTGCCTCGACCGGATGGTCGGTCGCCACCCCGAGCACGCCTACTGCTGTCGGCTGTTCGTTCCGAAGGAGTACGGCCGGATCGCCCTCGCGTGGGCGAAGCTGCTGGAACCGGCTCCCGAGGGGCGCGAACCGGACTTCTACACCCTCCAACTGCCCGACTGGGAGGAGACCGCGATCCGCGTCCTGCCCGACGAGGGCGTCACCGTCGTGCTGGGCAGCGATTACACCGGGGAAGCGAAGAAGTCGTTCCTCCGGCTGTTCATGTACCGGGCGAAACAGCGCGGCGGTCTCGGACTCCACGCCGGGACGAAACGTCTCGCGCTCGAAACCGAAGACGGACTCTCGGAGGTGTATCAGGCGTTCCTCGGCCTTTCGGGCACCGGCAAGTCGACGCTGACGGGTCACGGTTGCTGGCTCGACCCGCCCGAGTCCGCGGTCATGCTGCAGGACGACGTCTGTGCGCTCTTTCCCGACACGCTCGCGGGCAGCGAGGGCGGTGGCCTCTACATCAAGACGATCGGCCTCAGTGAGGACGAACAGCCTGCGCTCTATCGGGCCGTCACCCAGCCCGAGGCGGTCCTCGAGAACGTCGCGGTCGATCCCGATGGAACGGTCGACTTCGACGACGGCTCGCTGACCACGAACGGGCGGGCGGTGGTTCGACGAGAAGACCTCCCGAGCGCCGCCCCCGAGATCGACTGTGAGCGCGCCGATCAGGTGTTCTTCATCACGCGCAACCCGCTGATGCCCCCGATCGCGCGGCTCACGCCCGAACAGGCGGCGGTGGCGTTCATGCTGGGCGAGTCGATCGAGACCAGCGCGGGCGACCCCGAGCGCGCGGGCGAGTCGATCCGCGTCGTCGGGACCAACCCCTTCATCGTCGGGCCGGAGGGCGAGGAGGGCAACCGATTCGCCGACCTCATGAGCGAGACCGACGCGGAGTGTTTCGTCCTCAACACCGGCTCCGTGGGGTCGAAGGAGATCGAGGTCGAGGACACCATCGCGATCCTCACCGCCGCCGCCCGCGGGGGGATCGAGTGGATCCACGACGATCGACTCGGGTTCGAAGTTCCCGAAGAAGTGCCGGGGATGGAGATCGAGGAGTTCCGTCTCGCGGAGAATCACGACGGATACGGCGAGAAGCTCGCCGCGCTGCGCGAGGAACGCCGGGAGTACCTCGCGGGCTTCGAGACGCTGCGCGAGGGGATCCGCGAGGCGGTTTACTGA
- a CDS encoding Mut7-C RNAse domain-containing protein, which yields MPTPDDAALLLDVMLGKLATYLRMCGYDTAYALDRDIEADPRLRELAREEGRTLLTRDVDLARTTDGALVLCERTIEGQLTELLEAGFSLDLDEPVRCSICNGLLREVARGEETPPFAPSPAERPVWRCRDCGQPFWRGSHWRDVESTLESARERRETYRHD from the coding sequence ATGCCGACGCCGGACGACGCGGCTCTGCTACTCGACGTCATGTTGGGCAAACTCGCGACGTATCTGCGGATGTGCGGCTACGACACCGCGTACGCGCTCGACCGTGACATCGAGGCCGATCCGCGGCTCAGGGAACTCGCCCGTGAGGAGGGCCGAACGTTGCTGACTCGCGACGTCGACCTCGCTCGGACCACCGACGGCGCGCTCGTCCTGTGTGAGCGGACGATCGAGGGACAGCTCACGGAACTCCTCGAAGCGGGATTCAGCCTCGACCTCGACGAGCCGGTTCGGTGTTCGATCTGTAACGGGCTCCTCAGAGAGGTTGCGAGAGGCGAGGAAACGCCCCCGTTCGCCCCCTCTCCCGCCGAACGGCCCGTGTGGCGCTGTCGTGACTGCGGCCAACCGTTCTGGCGCGGCAGCCACTGGCGGGACGTCGAGTCGACGCTCGAATCGGCCCGCGAGCGTCGTGAAACGTATCGGCACGACTAG
- a CDS encoding tryptophanase — MSSYTSGMATPTELLPRDERERRLEEAGYNVFNLASADVFVDLLTDSGTGAMSDAQWAAMMRADEAYAGSESFEELEEAVSEVMGFDRVVPTHQGRGAENVLYGCLIEEGDVVPNNTHFDTTRAHVAANGGDPVDCPADGADDLDSEEPFKGDLDPETVRELAADVGPDRIPVVILTVTNNSVAGQPVSMANIEETRELADELDATFVIDACRFAENAFFISEREDGYDDRPIAEIAREQLSHADAIVMSGKKDGLVNVGGFVGVRDPELFERARQRAILYEGFSTYGGMAGRDMAAMAVGLREAVTEEYLGARIGQVRDLGTRLRERDVPIYTPVGGHAVYVDAERALPQIPLEEFPGQALVCELYREGGVRGVELGSFAFPNAERPELVRLALPRRTYHAEHVDHVAETVGAVLDRREEVRGLEVVSEPENEALRHFSAELRPV, encoded by the coding sequence ATGTCCTCTTACACGTCGGGGATGGCGACCCCGACCGAACTGCTCCCCCGCGACGAGCGCGAACGCCGACTCGAGGAGGCGGGCTACAACGTCTTCAACCTCGCGAGCGCCGACGTGTTCGTCGACCTGCTCACCGACAGCGGGACGGGGGCGATGAGCGACGCCCAGTGGGCCGCGATGATGCGTGCCGACGAGGCCTACGCCGGCAGCGAGAGCTTCGAGGAGCTAGAGGAGGCGGTCTCCGAGGTAATGGGGTTCGACCGCGTGGTCCCGACCCACCAGGGCCGTGGCGCGGAGAACGTCCTCTACGGCTGTCTGATCGAGGAGGGCGACGTGGTGCCGAACAACACCCACTTCGACACCACCCGCGCCCACGTCGCTGCGAACGGCGGCGACCCGGTCGACTGTCCCGCCGACGGCGCGGACGACCTCGACAGCGAGGAACCGTTCAAGGGGGACCTCGACCCCGAGACGGTCCGCGAACTCGCTGCCGACGTCGGCCCGGACCGGATCCCCGTCGTGATCCTCACGGTCACGAACAACTCGGTGGCCGGGCAGCCCGTGAGCATGGCAAATATCGAGGAGACGCGGGAACTCGCGGACGAACTCGACGCGACGTTCGTGATCGACGCCTGCCGGTTCGCCGAGAACGCTTTTTTCATCAGTGAGCGCGAGGACGGCTACGACGACCGCCCGATCGCCGAGATCGCACGCGAACAGCTCTCGCACGCCGACGCGATCGTCATGAGCGGGAAGAAGGACGGTCTCGTCAACGTCGGCGGATTCGTCGGGGTCCGCGACCCCGAGTTGTTCGAACGCGCGAGACAGCGGGCGATCCTCTACGAGGGGTTTTCGACCTACGGCGGGATGGCCGGCCGGGACATGGCCGCGATGGCCGTCGGCCTTCGGGAGGCCGTCACCGAGGAGTACCTCGGCGCGCGGATCGGACAGGTCCGCGACCTCGGCACCCGACTACGCGAGAGGGACGTCCCGATCTACACGCCGGTCGGTGGACACGCCGTCTACGTCGACGCCGAGCGGGCCCTTCCACAGATCCCCCTCGAGGAGTTCCCCGGACAGGCGCTCGTCTGTGAACTCTACCGCGAGGGCGGGGTTCGCGGCGTCGAACTCGGGAGTTTCGCCTTCCCGAACGCCGAGCGCCCCGAACTCGTCCGCCTCGCGCTCCCCCGACGGACCTACCACGCGGAACACGTCGACCACGTCGCCGAGACGGTCGGGGCGGTACTGGATCGACGCGAGGAGGTTCGCGGACTGGAGGTCGTCTCGGAACCCGAAAACGAGGCGCTCCGACACTTCAGCGCTGAACTCCGACCGGTTTAG
- a CDS encoding DUF309 domain-containing protein, whose amino-acid sequence MDDHTRDPSVPAPEGDPTGWREDGQWEHATLRRATVHGVRLFNSGEYHASHDCFEDEWYNYGSGNTESKFLHGMVQVAAGTYKHVDFRDSEAQDASGGRAQSGDDAGMRSLFETALQYLHGVPRDFYGVDVLDVRTILTNALEDPAAIEGWRIRLDGRTPEAREEDYAYAEAVEHGP is encoded by the coding sequence ATGGACGACCACACCCGCGATCCCTCCGTCCCCGCCCCCGAGGGCGATCCCACCGGGTGGCGCGAGGACGGCCAGTGGGAACACGCCACCCTCAGGCGGGCGACGGTCCACGGCGTGCGCCTGTTCAACTCCGGGGAGTACCACGCTTCACACGACTGTTTCGAGGACGAGTGGTACAACTACGGCAGCGGGAACACCGAGAGCAAGTTCCTCCACGGGATGGTACAGGTCGCCGCGGGAACGTACAAACACGTCGACTTCCGTGACAGCGAGGCGCAAGACGCCTCCGGCGGCCGAGCGCAGTCAGGTGACGACGCGGGGATGCGCTCGCTGTTCGAGACCGCGCTGCAGTACCTCCACGGCGTCCCCCGGGACTTCTACGGCGTCGACGTGCTCGACGTGCGAACGATACTCACGAACGCCCTGGAGGACCCGGCCGCGATCGAGGGCTGGCGGATCCGACTCGACGGGCGAACGCCGGAGGCCCGCGAGGAGGACTACGCGTACGCCGAGGCGGTGGAACACGGGCCCTAA
- a CDS encoding transcriptional regulator TbsP: protein MASNLLDDNIEDILRTVLETSSEDLIVVNPSADAIEDLIDVAGDITELPQIRLLGDESMLKGVMSDFILASNAADLIDDGTLDLRTLEDGSENSLLISPNEVVALINVGDTVAGLTTDDEEFVSLAYDSYTTAWEEADEFNLRTPPLSRVRSTLADEIGEPVEADFTGVLDSLQTARGDGDGLDEVTISLLIAAKNEVLLYDISKWGEDVGIASKATFSRTKTRLEDMGLIDTEKVPIDVGRPRLRLKFGDERLREANTDQLASVAQNLLN from the coding sequence ATGGCCTCAAATTTACTCGATGATAACATCGAAGATATCCTCCGGACGGTCCTAGAGACCTCGTCCGAGGACCTCATCGTGGTGAATCCGTCTGCGGACGCGATCGAGGACCTGATCGACGTCGCCGGCGATATCACGGAGCTACCGCAGATACGGCTGCTCGGAGACGAATCGATGCTGAAGGGCGTTATGAGCGACTTCATCCTCGCGAGCAACGCTGCGGACCTGATCGACGACGGAACGCTCGACCTTCGGACGCTCGAAGACGGTAGTGAGAACTCGCTTCTGATCTCCCCGAACGAGGTCGTCGCCCTGATCAACGTCGGCGACACCGTCGCCGGGCTGACGACCGACGACGAGGAGTTCGTCTCGCTCGCGTACGACTCGTATACGACGGCGTGGGAGGAGGCCGACGAGTTCAACCTCCGAACCCCGCCGCTCTCGCGCGTCCGGTCCACGCTCGCGGACGAGATCGGCGAGCCGGTCGAAGCCGACTTCACGGGCGTCCTCGACTCGCTACAGACCGCACGCGGCGACGGCGACGGCCTCGACGAGGTCACGATCAGCCTGCTGATCGCGGCGAAAAACGAGGTCCTGCTCTACGACATCAGCAAGTGGGGCGAGGACGTCGGCATCGCGAGCAAGGCGACGTTCTCCCGGACGAAGACCCGTCTCGAGGACATGGGGCTGATCGACACCGAGAAGGTCCCGATCGACGTCGGCCGGCCGCGCCTGCGCCTGAAGTTCGGCGACGAACGCCTGCGCGAGGCCAACACCGACCAGCTCGCGAGCGTCGCACAGAACCTGCTCAACTGA